The Mesobacillus jeotgali genome window below encodes:
- a CDS encoding LysM peptidoglycan-binding domain-containing protein, protein MITYRQTRKQRIREQKRKVTLKRNRKLIGAAIAGSVAAGLLLGFAQKKTDAVGTFYTVKKGDTLYSLAKKYDTSVDMLKEVNSLSSDFIKAGQRLEVPVEAEAGIYTVKKGDTLFSLAKKYGVSVKVLKKENELVTDSIYVGQVLSVPTHGFVTNEATYIVNPGDTLFNISQRFDVSLKELKKANGLKQDMVLIGQQLFIPGDIEFMEATVNGAADNFTVEFEADGKAIPLKVSYKTARKYEELAGQRVVAAYKNGALINIQ, encoded by the coding sequence TTGATTACCTACAGACAGACTAGAAAACAGAGAATCAGAGAGCAAAAACGCAAAGTAACCCTGAAAAGAAACAGAAAACTGATCGGTGCTGCTATAGCCGGTTCAGTGGCGGCAGGATTGCTGCTGGGCTTTGCACAAAAGAAAACAGATGCCGTCGGAACCTTTTATACCGTAAAAAAAGGAGATACACTTTACAGCCTGGCAAAGAAATATGATACATCGGTCGATATGTTGAAGGAAGTGAATTCACTATCTTCAGATTTCATTAAGGCTGGGCAGCGACTTGAAGTTCCTGTAGAGGCAGAGGCAGGAATTTATACTGTCAAAAAAGGAGACACTTTGTTTTCCCTGGCCAAAAAATACGGAGTCTCCGTTAAAGTATTGAAGAAGGAAAACGAATTGGTTACTGATTCCATTTATGTTGGACAAGTCCTTTCAGTACCGACCCATGGATTCGTAACGAATGAGGCTACCTACATTGTCAATCCCGGTGATACACTGTTCAACATCTCCCAGCGATTCGATGTCAGCCTGAAAGAATTAAAGAAAGCTAACGGATTGAAGCAGGACATGGTACTGATCGGCCAGCAGCTTTTCATTCCAGGCGATATCGAATTCATGGAAGCAACCGTTAACGGGGCAGCAGATAATTTTACCGTAGAGTTTGAGGCGGACGGTAAAGCCATTCCGTTGAAGGTTTCTTATAAGACCGCACGTAAGTACGAGGAACTGGCAGGACAGCGGGTTGTTGCTGCTTATAAAAATGGTGCATTAATCAATATTCAATAA
- a CDS encoding 3'-5' exonuclease → MFFQRRSISCPLMYEKIPLSTGIDDLTFIIFDTETTGFQVATHDRLIEIGGVPVKGLKVMENDRFQTYVNPERQISREIIELTSITDEKVAGAPLAPEAIQAFFDYVGSHEAVCLVGHYVGFDHLVLKSELKREKLALKKLFTIDTLDLIGFVAPSYDMRDLERYAMAFGTRIYDRHSAVGDALTTAYLFTELLQQFKDRGHSTWGELVKATESQMRSMQF, encoded by the coding sequence ATGTTTTTTCAACGGAGAAGTATTTCCTGCCCGCTTATGTATGAAAAGATTCCTTTATCGACTGGAATCGATGATTTGACATTCATAATTTTCGACACGGAGACGACGGGATTCCAGGTGGCAACCCATGATCGGCTGATTGAAATTGGCGGTGTTCCGGTAAAAGGGTTGAAGGTGATGGAAAATGACCGGTTTCAGACATATGTTAACCCTGAGCGACAAATTTCTCGGGAAATAATCGAGCTGACTTCGATTACGGATGAAAAAGTTGCGGGTGCACCGCTGGCACCTGAGGCGATACAGGCCTTCTTTGACTATGTTGGGTCACATGAGGCGGTATGTCTTGTCGGCCACTATGTCGGCTTTGATCACCTTGTGCTGAAAAGCGAGCTGAAGCGTGAAAAGCTGGCGCTAAAGAAGCTGTTCACCATCGATACACTTGACCTGATTGGCTTTGTTGCCCCGTCCTATGATATGCGTGATTTAGAGCGATATGCAATGGCATTCGGAACAAGAATATATGACCGCCACAGCGCAGTGGGCGATGCATTAACGACAGCTTATCTATTTACTGAACTCTTGCAGCAGTTCAAAGACCGGGGGCATTCCACATGGGGCGAGCTGGTTAAGGCAACTGAAAGCCAGATGAGGTCGATGCAGTTTTAG
- a CDS encoding DUF294 nucleotidyltransferase-like domain-containing protein: protein MQQNQYKEIWMAVQFHPLFQGVDERTALSLVEECEALTFGKSEMMLKADTPRQGLLLILQGNAEVFVKNAAGQEEVLEVIKKGEIVGFSSLAKFLGFTSADKMQANVEVRAVDGVQALLIPFSVLAKRWDDQDVHDYLLSQVSIRLKDVYGSLAEQVKMAKGIGEGETILARVQDLMSDKVASVTPDTNIQEAAQKMVESKTSSVLVVEDGELKGIITERDIVGRVVSKGISFEGPSRLVMTENPVTISRFAYYYDALSEILLNGIKHLPVVDNGEISGVITLTDLLRKKNDSVMRTIKKIDEADEKNLPEVKAAIYEITETLLRDRVPAIALLDIITKLYDRLIGRAVELSLAALRKKGFEPPVPFAFYLMGSAGRGEQFMLTDQDHFLVYGDTRDHSYFEKLGAEITGWLESAGYARCKGLMMSSEDQWRGTVLQWQDRVRKWMLQSTNENLLLAHNFFSYRFVAGSESVNGEFEAKIAELLDRSKIFLYRMVQAEREQEIPTLDEPIRALFKLGRKSIDIKKEILFPFHHSLQILSIYYGEIPGTPLEKIASLREKGVITEGFTEDLKEAFNHILDLYISHRWGNKNGSSILSFATMSTRQKDELILSLRTLRELQGMVFARFSV from the coding sequence ATGCAACAAAATCAGTATAAGGAAATTTGGATGGCTGTGCAGTTCCACCCCCTATTCCAGGGGGTGGATGAACGCACGGCCCTTTCACTTGTCGAGGAATGTGAAGCTCTTACCTTTGGGAAAAGCGAAATGATGCTCAAGGCGGATACACCTCGTCAGGGGCTTTTGTTGATTTTACAGGGAAATGCTGAGGTATTCGTAAAAAATGCAGCCGGGCAGGAAGAAGTTCTTGAAGTCATCAAAAAAGGTGAAATCGTAGGATTTTCAAGTCTGGCAAAATTCCTGGGATTTACGAGTGCCGATAAAATGCAGGCCAATGTAGAGGTGAGGGCTGTAGACGGGGTCCAGGCACTGCTGATCCCTTTTTCCGTACTCGCAAAGAGATGGGATGACCAGGATGTCCATGATTACCTGCTGTCCCAGGTCTCGATCAGGCTGAAGGATGTGTACGGATCGCTTGCAGAGCAGGTGAAAATGGCAAAAGGAATAGGCGAGGGTGAAACAATATTAGCGAGGGTTCAGGATTTAATGAGTGATAAAGTGGCGTCTGTTACTCCTGATACGAACATTCAGGAAGCAGCCCAGAAAATGGTAGAAAGTAAAACTAGTTCCGTGCTCGTGGTCGAGGATGGTGAGCTGAAGGGAATCATAACAGAACGGGATATCGTTGGCCGGGTCGTTTCAAAAGGGATATCCTTTGAAGGTCCATCCAGGCTGGTGATGACCGAAAATCCTGTGACGATATCGAGGTTCGCTTACTATTACGATGCTCTATCTGAAATTTTACTGAACGGGATCAAGCATTTGCCTGTTGTTGATAATGGGGAAATTTCGGGGGTAATCACACTGACCGATTTGCTCCGAAAAAAGAACGACAGTGTAATGAGGACGATCAAGAAGATCGATGAGGCTGATGAAAAGAATTTGCCTGAGGTTAAGGCAGCAATCTATGAAATTACCGAGACGCTGCTGCGAGACCGGGTTCCGGCAATCGCATTGCTGGACATCATTACGAAGCTGTACGATCGATTGATAGGAAGAGCGGTCGAGCTGTCTCTTGCGGCACTTCGCAAGAAAGGGTTCGAGCCGCCTGTTCCATTCGCTTTTTATTTAATGGGCTCTGCCGGACGCGGGGAACAGTTCATGCTGACAGACCAGGATCATTTCCTTGTGTATGGTGACACAAGGGATCACAGCTACTTTGAAAAACTGGGGGCAGAAATCACCGGGTGGCTGGAGTCTGCCGGCTACGCTCGCTGCAAGGGCTTGATGATGTCAAGTGAGGACCAGTGGAGGGGGACCGTACTGCAGTGGCAGGATCGCGTGCGTAAATGGATGCTTCAATCGACGAATGAAAACCTTCTGCTGGCTCATAACTTCTTCTCCTACCGTTTCGTGGCAGGGAGTGAATCGGTAAATGGAGAGTTTGAAGCCAAAATCGCGGAACTTCTCGACCGTTCGAAAATTTTCTTGTATCGGATGGTTCAGGCCGAAAGAGAACAGGAAATCCCGACGCTCGATGAACCGATTCGCGCACTGTTCAAGCTCGGAAGGAAAAGCATCGATATAAAAAAAGAAATCTTGTTTCCCTTCCATCACAGTTTGCAAATTCTATCAATTTATTATGGAGAAATACCAGGGACACCGCTGGAGAAAATAGCTAGCTTAAGAGAGAAGGGAGTTATTACCGAAGGATTCACCGAAGATTTAAAAGAAGCCTTCAACCATATACTGGACCTTTATATCAGTCATAGATGGGGAAATAAAAACGGAAGCTCCATCCTATCATTCGCCACCATGTCCACCAGACAAAAAGACGAACTCATCCTAAGCCTACGAACACTCCGCGAACTACAGGGAATGGTATTTGCCAGATTCTCCGTATAA
- a CDS encoding sodium:solute symporter family protein, whose translation MDTQFLVSLSIILATFGLYIGIAIYNTAKQTSDFYVASRGVPPVFNGMAIGADWMSAASFIGMAGTIMLLGYDGLAYIMGWTGGYLLLTFLLAPQLRKYGRYTVPEFIGDRYNSHTARVIAAISTIIISFTYSIGQLSGSGVVIGRLFEIDAKLGTMIGVVLIAFYAAFGGMKGITWTQVAQYIILIIAYLIPVIFMSLQVTSSALPWLSYGELVGKMGELDRELGISEYFAPFTNGTKWQFLALMFTLMAGTAGLPHVIVRFYTVSTMKAARWSGAWALLFIGLLYLSAPAYAAFSRFILMTKVAGSKISELPAWTKTWVDTGKLQVADGNGDGVLQWSELIISNDIVVMATPEIANLGVFVIGLVAAGAMAAALSTAGGLMIAISSAFAHDIYYRVMKPNATEKTRLNVARLSIVIATLFAGLIALDPPGAITQIVAWAFALASGTFFPALILGVWWKRSNSQGVIAGMLVGLAVTLGYIFAAKYGGFTILGIIDTGAGVFGATAAILANVIVSLATPAPSQKIQEEVLDLRYPEQMTYKNGEVWMNDDATKSV comes from the coding sequence TTGGATACACAATTCTTGGTCTCATTATCTATTATTTTAGCTACATTTGGTTTGTATATCGGAATTGCGATTTACAATACAGCTAAGCAGACGTCTGACTTCTACGTTGCCAGCCGCGGCGTACCGCCAGTTTTCAACGGGATGGCGATTGGCGCTGACTGGATGAGTGCCGCTTCCTTCATCGGAATGGCCGGTACGATCATGCTGCTCGGCTATGACGGCCTTGCGTATATCATGGGCTGGACGGGCGGATATTTGCTTCTGACCTTCCTATTGGCGCCACAGCTAAGGAAGTACGGGCGATACACGGTACCTGAATTTATTGGCGACCGATACAACAGCCATACAGCGCGCGTCATCGCGGCGATTTCAACGATCATCATCAGCTTTACGTATTCAATCGGCCAGCTTTCCGGTTCTGGTGTGGTAATCGGGCGACTGTTCGAAATCGATGCGAAGCTCGGTACGATGATTGGGGTTGTCCTGATTGCATTCTACGCAGCTTTCGGTGGTATGAAAGGGATTACCTGGACACAGGTTGCACAGTATATCATTTTGATCATTGCCTATTTGATCCCTGTCATTTTTATGTCTCTCCAGGTGACAAGCAGCGCGCTTCCGTGGCTTTCCTATGGTGAGCTCGTAGGAAAAATGGGTGAGCTCGATCGTGAGCTCGGTATTTCGGAATACTTCGCGCCATTTACGAACGGCACGAAATGGCAGTTCCTTGCCCTTATGTTTACATTGATGGCTGGTACGGCGGGTCTTCCGCACGTAATCGTCCGCTTCTATACAGTTTCAACGATGAAGGCTGCTCGCTGGTCAGGCGCATGGGCACTTCTTTTTATCGGTTTGCTTTATCTGTCAGCACCTGCTTATGCAGCGTTCTCACGCTTCATCCTGATGACAAAGGTTGCCGGCAGCAAAATCAGTGAGCTTCCTGCCTGGACGAAAACATGGGTCGATACAGGTAAGCTGCAGGTTGCCGATGGTAATGGCGACGGAGTCCTTCAGTGGAGTGAATTGATCATCTCAAACGATATCGTCGTAATGGCGACACCGGAAATCGCTAACCTTGGCGTATTCGTTATCGGGCTTGTAGCGGCAGGCGCTATGGCCGCGGCACTTTCAACTGCCGGCGGCTTGATGATCGCGATTTCTTCGGCTTTTGCGCACGATATATACTACCGTGTCATGAAGCCAAATGCTACGGAAAAAACACGTCTGAATGTAGCGCGTCTGTCAATCGTTATCGCTACATTGTTTGCTGGTCTGATTGCCCTTGACCCTCCTGGAGCGATCACGCAAATAGTTGCCTGGGCCTTTGCACTGGCAAGTGGTACGTTCTTCCCGGCCTTGATTCTTGGCGTATGGTGGAAGCGCTCAAATTCACAGGGTGTTATTGCAGGTATGCTCGTCGGTCTTGCTGTGACATTGGGATACATTTTCGCGGCGAAGTATGGCGGCTTCACGATTCTTGGAATCATCGATACTGGAGCTGGTGTATTCGGCGCTACGGCTGCAATCCTTGCGAACGTCATCGTATCGCTTGCAACTCCAGCACCTTCGCAAAAAATTCAGGAGGAAGTACTCGACCTTCGTTATCCTGAACAGATGACCTATAAGAACGGCGAAGTTTGGATGAATGACGATGCAACAAAATCAGTATAA
- a CDS encoding DUF4212 domain-containing protein translates to MKKIDKSVADAYFREKTRNMIIYFIIWFLVSFGAVMIAEPLSEFSIGGFPFHYFMGAQGAVLTFIILLFVNAKVSDGIDKKYGIDEEKNVKLSEGKSLDH, encoded by the coding sequence GTGAAGAAAATTGATAAGTCAGTAGCTGACGCGTATTTCCGTGAGAAAACCCGTAATATGATCATTTATTTCATCATCTGGTTCCTTGTCTCGTTCGGTGCGGTGATGATCGCAGAACCGCTGAGCGAGTTTTCAATCGGAGGCTTCCCGTTCCACTATTTCATGGGAGCGCAGGGTGCAGTGTTAACGTTCATCATCCTGTTGTTTGTCAACGCTAAGGTTAGCGATGGCATTGACAAGAAGTATGGTATTGACGAGGAGAAGAACGTCAAGCTGAGCGAAGGTAAGAGCCTGGACCACTAA
- the ggt gene encoding gamma-glutamyltransferase, with amino-acid sequence MSLHTYPYPSQRMAAVARNGMVATSQPLAAQAGLDILKKGGNAIDAAIATAACLTVVEPTSNGIGGDAFALVWVKDKLYGLNASGPAPQSISIEKVKELGHEKMPSHGWTPVTVPGAPSAWAELSKKFGRLPLTEVLKPAIDYARNGYPLTPILAKYWKGAYNAYKNRFQGEEYDEWFRVFAPDGKVPEAGEMWKSEDHANTLQEIAETNGESFYRGVLADRIAKASEKAGAFLSKSDLENYHPEWVEPISVSYRGHEVWEIPPNGQGIVALMALNILKGYEFTHRDDVQGVHLQLEAMKQAFTDGKEYVTDPRTMQTKVTDLLSEKYGEDARAKISDEARMPEPGQLPKGGTVYLSTADGEGNMVSFIQSNYMGFGSGVVVPGTGIGLQNRGHDFSLDPNHANALAPGKKTYHTIIPGFITKDGQAVGPFGVMGGYMQPQGHVQVAMNLIDYGMNPQAALDAPRWQWIEGKQIEVEHHFPNHIVKELARQGHQMKVAYDGGGFGRGQVIVRNPETGVLTGGTEMRTDGAIACW; translated from the coding sequence ATGTCTTTGCATACATATCCTTATCCTTCCCAGCGGATGGCGGCGGTGGCGCGCAATGGGATGGTCGCTACGTCACAGCCGCTTGCTGCGCAGGCGGGGCTTGATATTTTAAAAAAGGGCGGAAATGCGATTGATGCGGCAATCGCGACAGCGGCTTGCCTGACGGTTGTGGAACCAACATCCAACGGGATTGGCGGTGACGCATTCGCGCTTGTTTGGGTGAAAGATAAGCTGTATGGCTTGAATGCGAGCGGTCCTGCACCACAATCCATTTCAATTGAAAAGGTGAAGGAGCTGGGCCATGAAAAAATGCCTTCACATGGCTGGACTCCGGTCACGGTTCCTGGAGCTCCATCAGCATGGGCGGAGCTATCGAAAAAATTTGGGCGCCTGCCGCTTACTGAAGTGCTGAAGCCAGCGATTGATTATGCGCGCAATGGGTATCCATTGACTCCTATTCTCGCAAAATACTGGAAGGGTGCTTACAATGCCTATAAGAATCGCTTCCAGGGCGAGGAGTACGATGAGTGGTTCCGCGTCTTTGCTCCTGATGGCAAGGTTCCTGAGGCAGGAGAGATGTGGAAATCGGAGGATCATGCGAACACGCTCCAGGAAATCGCTGAAACGAATGGGGAGAGCTTTTACAGGGGGGTGCTTGCTGATAGAATCGCAAAGGCATCCGAAAAAGCGGGTGCTTTCCTGAGTAAGTCCGATCTCGAAAACTATCATCCTGAATGGGTGGAGCCAATTTCTGTGTCCTACCGCGGGCACGAGGTGTGGGAAATCCCGCCGAACGGACAGGGAATCGTTGCCTTGATGGCATTGAATATTTTAAAAGGCTACGAGTTTACTCATCGTGATGACGTACAGGGTGTGCATCTTCAGCTGGAAGCGATGAAGCAGGCGTTCACCGATGGCAAGGAGTATGTGACAGACCCTAGGACGATGCAGACGAAGGTAACAGATCTTCTGTCTGAGAAGTATGGAGAGGATGCTCGCGCGAAAATCTCTGATGAAGCGAGAATGCCGGAACCTGGCCAGCTCCCTAAAGGGGGAACAGTCTACTTGTCTACTGCGGATGGAGAAGGCAATATGGTTTCCTTCATCCAGAGCAACTATATGGGCTTCGGTTCAGGAGTAGTCGTTCCGGGAACAGGAATCGGACTGCAAAACCGCGGGCATGACTTCTCACTAGATCCGAATCATGCGAATGCACTGGCTCCAGGCAAGAAGACATACCATACAATCATTCCTGGCTTCATCACGAAGGATGGCCAGGCAGTAGGACCGTTCGGCGTGATGGGCGGCTATATGCAGCCACAGGGGCATGTTCAGGTGGCGATGAATCTGATTGATTACGGGATGAATCCTCAGGCGGCACTTGACGCACCTCGCTGGCAGTGGATTGAAGGCAAGCAAATCGAAGTCGAGCACCACTTCCCGAATCATATCGTCAAAGAGCTTGCTAGACAAGGGCATCAAATGAAGGTAGCATATGATGGCGGAGGTTTTGGCCGCGGTCAGGTCATCGTCCGCAATCCGGAAACCGGCGTCCTGACCGGCGGAACGGAAATGAGAACCGATGGCGCAATTGCCTGCTGGTAA
- a CDS encoding penicillin-binding transpeptidase domain-containing protein encodes MKRALIILLSVVIAALISGCSKEPTPEERFSQYVKLWNDQKFEEMYGFLSEKAKDSISKEEFVSRYNKIYKDLEINELKVSYKQPKEEQEHEENAELPFLAKMNSVAGPIAFDHNATLVKEEREKETNWYVDWNTTYIFPELEAGDKISFKNVQAERGSILDRAGNGLAINGTAVQIGVVPGELGEPKEQTITKLAELLEMSEEQINKAMNAGWVKPELFVPLKKVSKTDKGLHEKLFALDGVTSQMVGAREYPYGEALSHLIGYVGPILADDLEELEGKGYTATDLIGRRGLEQVLEEQLKGTNGVRISIVKEDGTVKTLAEKPVENGKDVKLTIDVVAQQQLYDQLKGKAGTASAINPKTGETLALVSAPGFDPNEMALGISQNKRKMLEDDPFKPTLNRFKLTYVPGSVIKPITAAIGLESGKLQLDTAFDINEKQWQKDASWGKYKVTRYSDVKGSINLEKALIYSDNIYFARSTLEMGQDTFTEGLKKFGFEDQPEYLYPIEPSQIGKIDSEISLADSAYGQGQVEMNILHLATTYSPLVNEGNLVKPILNMEDEQGQVWKEGIVSAENAAALNGMLTKVITDPKGTAHNGLIANYPLAGKTGTAEIKEKQGEKGKELGWFVAYKPQSTDMIVAMMIEDSGSKEVVTRVKEFYELRLQSGM; translated from the coding sequence ATGAAACGGGCATTGATTATACTCTTGTCGGTCGTAATTGCCGCACTCATTTCCGGCTGCAGCAAGGAACCGACTCCCGAAGAACGGTTTTCCCAGTATGTAAAGCTATGGAATGATCAGAAGTTTGAAGAGATGTATGGATTTTTATCAGAAAAAGCGAAGGATTCCATCTCCAAGGAGGAATTCGTCTCTCGCTATAATAAAATTTACAAAGATTTAGAGATCAATGAGCTGAAGGTGAGCTACAAGCAGCCTAAGGAAGAGCAGGAACATGAAGAAAATGCAGAACTTCCTTTTTTAGCAAAAATGAATAGTGTCGCTGGTCCAATTGCATTCGACCACAATGCTACTCTTGTAAAAGAAGAGCGTGAAAAAGAAACAAATTGGTATGTTGATTGGAACACGACTTATATTTTCCCGGAGCTTGAAGCAGGGGATAAAATCAGCTTCAAGAATGTCCAGGCAGAACGCGGCAGCATCCTTGACCGTGCTGGGAACGGACTTGCGATTAATGGAACAGCTGTCCAGATCGGAGTGGTACCTGGTGAATTGGGTGAACCAAAAGAGCAGACAATCACCAAGCTTGCGGAGCTGCTAGAAATGTCAGAAGAGCAAATCAACAAAGCCATGAACGCAGGGTGGGTAAAACCTGAACTGTTCGTTCCGCTGAAAAAAGTTTCGAAGACAGATAAAGGGCTTCATGAAAAATTATTTGCGCTTGATGGAGTGACAAGCCAAATGGTGGGAGCCCGTGAATATCCATACGGAGAGGCATTGTCCCACTTAATTGGATATGTCGGTCCGATCCTTGCCGATGACCTAGAAGAACTGGAGGGCAAAGGCTACACCGCAACCGACCTCATTGGACGCCGCGGTCTTGAACAGGTCCTCGAAGAACAATTAAAAGGAACAAACGGAGTCAGGATTTCGATTGTTAAAGAGGATGGAACCGTCAAGACGCTTGCCGAAAAGCCGGTGGAAAACGGAAAGGATGTCAAGCTGACAATCGATGTTGTCGCCCAGCAGCAATTATATGACCAGCTAAAAGGAAAAGCGGGTACAGCATCGGCAATCAACCCGAAGACAGGTGAGACGCTGGCATTGGTAAGCGCGCCAGGCTTCGATCCGAATGAAATGGCGCTCGGAATCTCGCAAAACAAACGCAAAATGCTAGAAGATGATCCGTTTAAACCAACGCTTAATAGATTTAAGTTGACCTATGTGCCGGGTTCGGTGATCAAGCCAATCACAGCCGCCATTGGCCTTGAGAGTGGAAAACTCCAGCTGGATACTGCTTTTGATATCAATGAGAAACAGTGGCAAAAAGACGCATCATGGGGCAAGTACAAGGTGACAAGATACTCTGATGTAAAAGGCAGCATCAACCTGGAAAAAGCGCTGATCTATTCAGATAACATTTACTTTGCACGATCTACGCTCGAAATGGGTCAGGATACTTTTACAGAAGGATTGAAGAAGTTCGGCTTTGAAGATCAACCGGAATATCTCTATCCAATCGAGCCGTCCCAAATCGGCAAAATTGACAGCGAAATCAGTCTGGCCGATTCTGCTTATGGCCAGGGACAGGTAGAAATGAATATCCTCCATCTTGCAACCACATATTCACCTTTGGTAAACGAGGGCAACCTTGTTAAACCGATCTTGAACATGGAGGATGAGCAGGGACAGGTATGGAAGGAAGGGATTGTCAGCGCGGAAAATGCAGCAGCTCTTAATGGCATGCTGACAAAAGTCATCACCGATCCAAAAGGAACCGCCCACAATGGACTGATCGCTAACTATCCGCTCGCCGGTAAAACCGGAACAGCGGAAATCAAGGAAAAACAAGGCGAAAAGGGCAAGGAACTCGGCTGGTTCGTCGCCTATAAACCGCAGTCCACCGATATGATCGTCGCGATGATGATCGAGGATTCTGGATCCAAGGAGGTCGTGACACGGGTGAAAGAGTTCTATGAACTAAGATTGCAGAGTGGAATGTAG
- a CDS encoding peptidoglycan DD-metalloendopeptidase family protein — translation MREEEKRSSQDKSKNSFFKKRWVYPTVYIASAAIILTGVLWYQNSGTDQLDQSEYKATDMPGKKMNDQPAVEVNRAMENFVMPVVNEDDAVVQMGFYDNDGDAAEQEAALVFYDNTYHPNTGLDIAAKEGKEFDVIASLSGTVTNVMEDAVLGNVIEIEHDKGIVTQYQSVKDYQVKVGDQVEQGQVIAKSGTSLINEKAGNHVHFEIRKDDVPVNPHEYFNKPLSALQDANVTEEKASSDADAGKSEDAAEEDVEGSSEEDAEGTTPSEEDAEGTTPAEDKPAEGGSDKKDEDKDAGEDKDKDSSTDSDTSTNS, via the coding sequence ATGAGAGAGGAAGAAAAAAGATCTTCTCAAGACAAAAGCAAGAACAGCTTTTTCAAGAAGCGGTGGGTGTATCCAACAGTTTATATTGCTAGTGCCGCAATCATTCTAACTGGTGTCCTATGGTATCAAAACAGCGGAACCGATCAGCTGGATCAGTCGGAATACAAAGCGACTGACATGCCTGGCAAAAAGATGAATGACCAGCCAGCAGTTGAAGTGAACCGCGCGATGGAGAACTTTGTAATGCCAGTGGTGAATGAAGATGATGCAGTCGTCCAAATGGGATTCTATGACAATGACGGCGACGCGGCTGAGCAAGAAGCAGCTCTAGTGTTCTATGATAATACGTACCATCCGAACACTGGTCTGGACATTGCAGCAAAAGAAGGCAAGGAATTTGATGTAATCGCATCACTAAGTGGTACTGTCACAAATGTCATGGAAGATGCAGTGCTTGGAAACGTCATTGAAATCGAGCATGACAAAGGTATTGTAACACAATATCAGTCAGTGAAAGACTACCAAGTTAAGGTTGGCGACCAGGTTGAGCAAGGACAAGTCATTGCGAAATCCGGAACAAGCCTGATCAATGAGAAGGCTGGCAATCACGTACACTTTGAAATCCGCAAGGACGATGTACCAGTCAATCCGCATGAGTACTTCAATAAGCCTCTAAGCGCATTGCAGGATGCAAATGTGACAGAAGAGAAAGCTTCTTCTGATGCAGATGCAGGCAAGTCTGAAGATGCTGCCGAGGAAGATGTAGAAGGAAGCTCGGAGGAAGACGCTGAAGGTACGACTCCATCAGAGGAAGATGCTGAAGGCACAACTCCAGCAGAAGACAAGCCTGCAGAAGGCGGCTCTGATAAAAAAGACGAAGATAAGGATGCAGGAGAAGATAAAGACAAAGACTCTTCAACTGACTCTGATACTTCAACCAACTCTTAA
- a CDS encoding VanZ family protein yields MKKLLVWFLRILPLLYMAAIWIMSSNPADALVELPNQGIDRFIKESLHLVEFGILYVLLVLAALTTGRFTPVMSFTFMGVAILYGLLDEIHQSFVPYRSATLIDFIKDVIGVLAASHFIHHAYFSGKFPRLGRVLRRIEERVRRI; encoded by the coding sequence ATGAAAAAGTTATTAGTATGGTTTTTACGAATTCTGCCGCTGCTCTACATGGCCGCAATCTGGATCATGTCCAGCAATCCTGCAGATGCTTTGGTCGAACTGCCCAATCAGGGAATTGACCGTTTTATAAAAGAATCACTCCATCTCGTAGAGTTCGGAATCCTGTATGTGCTGCTCGTCCTGGCTGCTTTAACTACCGGGCGCTTCACACCGGTGATGAGTTTTACCTTCATGGGCGTGGCCATCCTGTACGGCCTGCTCGACGAGATTCACCAAAGCTTCGTCCCGTACCGATCAGCAACATTGATTGATTTTATAAAAGACGTAATTGGGGTTTTAGCGGCCTCGCACTTTATCCATCACGCCTACTTCAGCGGCAAGTTCCCGCGGCTGGGGAGAGTTTTGCGTCGGATTGAAGAGAGAGTTCGGAGGATTTAG